The following proteins come from a genomic window of Aquimarina sp. MAR_2010_214:
- a CDS encoding arginase → MKEIKLVKNRSDIGAGTRGSDLGVDAIEIAAINKNDDYFNLYSYENVETENETIYNKVNNSFAKRIGSVLNVCTRLSDSVERNLKNNTYPVVLSGDHSSALGTISGIKAAFPNKTLGVVWIDAHADVHSPYTSPSGNIHGMPLAAALSDDNLNFKINEVSEETAGLWNKMKNIGIEGQKIEYQNIVYFGVRDTEEPEEGVIAENGIKNYMVEEMRYRGFEKCLEEAIQRLESCDMIYVSFDVDSMDCDLISKGTGTPVSRGFDIDEAIRIIQAFVRTEKTVCFEVVEVNPTLDNKGNKMAEAAFDVLKATTTTITEKMIS, encoded by the coding sequence ATGAAAGAAATTAAATTAGTTAAAAATAGATCAGATATTGGAGCAGGAACAAGAGGTTCTGATCTAGGAGTTGATGCAATAGAAATTGCAGCTATTAATAAAAATGATGATTATTTTAATCTGTATTCCTATGAAAATGTGGAAACAGAAAATGAAACCATATACAATAAAGTAAACAATTCATTCGCTAAGCGAATAGGAAGCGTGCTTAACGTGTGTACCCGATTGAGTGATAGTGTAGAGAGAAATCTTAAAAATAATACATACCCTGTTGTATTGTCAGGAGACCATTCATCTGCTTTGGGTACGATTAGTGGGATAAAGGCAGCTTTTCCAAACAAAACATTAGGAGTGGTGTGGATAGATGCTCATGCCGATGTACATTCACCATATACATCACCTTCAGGAAATATACATGGTATGCCATTAGCAGCAGCACTTTCTGATGATAATTTGAATTTTAAGATCAATGAGGTGTCAGAAGAAACAGCTGGTTTGTGGAATAAAATGAAAAATATTGGTATTGAAGGTCAAAAGATAGAATACCAGAATATTGTATATTTTGGAGTGAGAGATACAGAAGAGCCAGAAGAAGGAGTAATCGCAGAAAATGGGATTAAAAATTATATGGTAGAAGAAATGCGCTACCGTGGTTTTGAAAAATGTTTAGAAGAAGCAATTCAAAGATTAGAATCCTGCGATATGATATATGTTTCTTTTGACGTTGATAGTATGGATTGTGATTTGATTTCTAAAGGAACCGGAACACCTGTTTCTAGAGGATTTGATATTGATGAGGCAATTCGTATTATTCAAGCATTTGTGAGAACAGAGAAAACGGTTTGCTTTGAAGTAGTAGAAGTCAACCCTACACTAGATAATAAAGGGAACAAGATGGCAGAGGCTGCTTTTGATGTGTTAAAAGCTACAACAACGACAATTACAGAAAAAATGATAAGCTAA
- a CDS encoding citrate synthase: MSKIATLEIDGNKYEFPIIEGTEKELGIDIKTLRGVTGGVTTIDPGYKNTGSCVSGITFLDGEKGVLRYRGYSIEELAEKADFLEVAYLLIFGELPTAAELEKFDRDIKEESHVDEDMKKILDGFPKSAHPMGVLSSLTSALIAFNPGSVDVDSEEEMYNAIVKILAKFPVLAAWTMRKRKSLPLDYGDNSLGYVQNLHKMMFARPNKAYESNNLVYDALDKLLILHADHEQNCSTSTVRIVGSSHAGLFASLSAGMSALWGPLHGGANQAVIEMLEAIKEDGGDTAKYIAKAKDKNDPFRLMGFGHRVYKNFDPRAKIIKTSAEEILEDLGIEDPVLDIAKGLAKVALEDEYFIQRKLYPNVDFYSGIIYRALGIPTEMFTVMFALGRLPGWIAQWREMRLRKEPIGRPRQIYIGENIRPFVKVENR; the protein is encoded by the coding sequence ATGTCAAAAATAGCTACATTAGAAATCGACGGTAATAAATATGAGTTCCCGATAATAGAAGGAACAGAGAAAGAATTAGGAATTGATATTAAAACACTAAGAGGGGTAACCGGAGGGGTTACAACCATTGATCCTGGATATAAAAATACAGGAAGTTGTGTGAGTGGTATTACATTTCTTGATGGAGAAAAAGGAGTTTTAAGATACCGAGGATATTCTATAGAAGAATTGGCAGAAAAAGCAGATTTTTTAGAAGTCGCTTATTTATTGATTTTTGGAGAATTACCTACTGCAGCAGAATTAGAAAAATTTGATAGAGATATTAAAGAAGAATCTCATGTTGATGAAGATATGAAGAAAATCCTGGATGGATTTCCTAAAAGCGCACATCCAATGGGTGTATTGTCTTCTTTAACAAGTGCATTAATAGCTTTTAATCCAGGATCGGTAGATGTTGATTCTGAAGAAGAAATGTATAATGCTATTGTGAAAATCCTGGCAAAATTTCCAGTGTTAGCAGCATGGACAATGAGAAAAAGAAAAAGTCTTCCATTAGATTATGGAGATAACTCATTGGGATATGTACAGAATTTACATAAAATGATGTTTGCAAGACCTAATAAAGCATATGAATCAAATAACCTTGTATATGATGCATTGGATAAATTATTAATCCTTCATGCAGATCATGAACAAAACTGTTCTACTTCTACAGTTAGGATTGTTGGTTCTTCTCATGCAGGATTGTTTGCTTCGTTATCTGCAGGAATGTCTGCATTATGGGGACCTCTTCATGGAGGAGCAAATCAAGCTGTTATAGAAATGCTTGAAGCAATTAAGGAAGATGGAGGAGATACTGCTAAGTATATTGCAAAAGCTAAAGATAAAAATGATCCCTTCCGTTTAATGGGGTTTGGTCATAGAGTATATAAAAACTTTGATCCAAGAGCTAAGATTATAAAAACATCTGCAGAAGAAATACTTGAAGATTTAGGTATTGAGGACCCTGTTCTTGATATTGCTAAAGGATTAGCAAAAGTAGCTTTGGAAGATGAATACTTTATACAAAGAAAACTATACCCTAATGTAGATTTTTATTCTGGTATTATATACAGAGCTTTAGGGATACCAACCGAAATGTTTACCGTAATGTTTGCTTTAGGAAGATTGCCAGGATGGATTGCTCAATGGAGAGAGATGAGACTTCGTAAAGAACCAATTGGAAGACCAAGACAGATATATATCGGTGAAAATATCAGACCTTTTGTAAAAGTAGAGAATAGATAA
- the eno gene encoding phosphopyruvate hydratase translates to MSVIINIHARQILDSRGNPTVEVDVITENGVLGRAAVPSGASTGEHEAVELRDGGAAYMGKGVLKAVENVNTIIAEELLGYSVFDQNLLDQTMIQLDGTSNKSKLGANAILGVSLAAAKAAANELNMPLYRYVGGVSANTLPVPMMNIINGGSHSDAPIAFQEFMVMPVKAKNFTHAMQMGTEIFHNLKKVLHDRGLSTAVGDEGGFAPALDGTEDALDSIALAVEKAGYKFGDEIMVALDCAAAEFFVDGKYDYTKFEGDKGVIRTSEEQADYLAELASKYPIISIEDGMDENDWEGWKYLTGKIGNKVQLVGDDLFVTNVERLSRGIENSTANSILIKVNQIGTLTETIAAVNMAHNAGYTSVMSHRSGETEDNTIADLAVALNTGQIKTGSASRSDRMAKYNQLLRIEEELGSVAYYPKESAFKVK, encoded by the coding sequence ATGAGTGTAATTATTAATATTCACGCTAGACAGATCTTAGATTCACGTGGTAATCCAACTGTAGAAGTAGACGTGATTACCGAAAACGGTGTTTTAGGAAGAGCAGCTGTTCCTTCTGGAGCATCTACTGGAGAACACGAGGCTGTAGAACTACGAGATGGTGGCGCAGCATATATGGGTAAAGGAGTTCTCAAGGCTGTCGAAAATGTAAATACAATAATTGCTGAAGAGTTATTAGGATATTCTGTTTTTGATCAGAATTTATTAGATCAAACGATGATCCAATTAGACGGTACTTCTAACAAGTCAAAACTTGGAGCTAATGCAATATTAGGAGTTTCGCTAGCAGCAGCAAAAGCAGCAGCAAACGAACTTAATATGCCGTTATATCGTTATGTAGGAGGAGTAAGTGCTAATACGCTACCTGTGCCAATGATGAATATTATCAATGGAGGTTCGCATAGTGATGCACCAATAGCATTTCAGGAGTTTATGGTGATGCCGGTAAAAGCCAAAAATTTTACACATGCAATGCAAATGGGAACCGAGATCTTTCATAACCTAAAAAAAGTATTGCATGACAGAGGTCTGAGCACTGCAGTAGGTGATGAAGGAGGATTTGCTCCAGCATTAGACGGTACAGAAGATGCTTTGGATTCAATTGCTCTAGCAGTAGAAAAAGCAGGATACAAATTTGGTGATGAGATAATGGTTGCGCTAGACTGTGCAGCAGCAGAATTTTTTGTTGATGGTAAATATGATTATACAAAATTTGAAGGCGATAAAGGAGTAATACGAACGAGTGAAGAACAAGCGGATTATCTTGCAGAACTAGCTTCAAAGTATCCAATTATTTCTATAGAAGATGGTATGGATGAGAATGATTGGGAAGGGTGGAAATATCTTACAGGTAAAATAGGAAATAAGGTTCAGTTAGTTGGAGACGATTTGTTTGTTACGAATGTAGAACGACTTTCAAGAGGAATAGAAAATAGTACTGCCAATTCGATACTAATAAAAGTTAATCAGATAGGAACGCTTACTGAGACTATTGCTGCAGTAAATATGGCACATAATGCAGGGTATACTTCTGTAATGTCACACCGCTCTGGCGAAACAGAGGATAATACTATCGCAGATCTGGCTGTAGCCTTAAATACAGGGCAAATTAAAACAGGGTCGGCATCTCGTAGTGATAGAATGGCAAAATACAACCAATTACTTCGTATTGAAGAAGAATTAGGAAGCGTTGCATACTATCCAAAAGAAAGTGCATTTAAGGTGAAATAG
- the carA gene encoding glutamine-hydrolyzing carbamoyl-phosphate synthase small subunit, protein MKYQSRKKAVLLLADGTIFHGKAVGREGSAFGEVCFNTGMTGYQEIFTDPSYYGQLMVATNAHIGNYGTNENEIESDSIKIAGLIVKNFSYEYSRDLADSSLQEFLEKHNLLAISDVDTRALVSYIRDNGAMNAVISTEVDDVDKLKKELAAVPDMNGLELASKVSTTAPYFVGDPNATYKISALDIGIKKNILRNLTSRDAYIKVFPYNATFEEMSGWEPDGYFLSNGPGDPEPLTQAIATAKEILEKDLPLFGICLGHQVIALANGISTYKMYNGHRGINHPVKNLITGKGEITSQNHGFAIHREETEKHPDVEITHVHLNDDTVAGIKMKNKNCFSVQYHPEASPGPNDSIYLFDQFIENIKKTKITA, encoded by the coding sequence ATGAAATATCAATCTCGAAAAAAAGCAGTTCTTTTATTAGCAGATGGTACAATTTTTCATGGCAAAGCTGTGGGAAGAGAAGGTAGTGCTTTTGGTGAAGTATGTTTTAATACTGGTATGACAGGTTACCAGGAAATTTTTACAGACCCTTCGTATTACGGGCAATTAATGGTAGCTACCAATGCGCATATAGGTAATTATGGAACTAACGAAAACGAAATAGAATCTGATTCCATTAAAATTGCGGGCCTGATTGTTAAGAATTTTAGTTACGAATATTCCCGAGACCTAGCAGATAGTTCTTTACAAGAATTTTTAGAAAAACATAATCTCTTAGCAATTTCTGATGTAGATACAAGAGCATTAGTAAGCTATATTAGGGATAATGGAGCAATGAATGCTGTGATCTCTACAGAGGTTGATGATGTAGATAAATTAAAAAAGGAACTAGCAGCAGTTCCTGATATGAATGGTTTAGAACTAGCTTCAAAAGTTTCTACTACAGCACCTTATTTTGTAGGTGACCCTAATGCTACTTATAAGATTTCAGCTTTAGATATAGGAATAAAGAAAAATATACTTCGTAACCTGACAAGCAGAGATGCATATATAAAAGTATTTCCTTATAATGCTACATTCGAAGAAATGAGTGGATGGGAGCCAGATGGATACTTCCTTTCTAATGGTCCTGGTGATCCAGAACCATTAACCCAAGCAATTGCAACTGCAAAAGAGATTCTCGAAAAAGATTTGCCACTATTTGGTATTTGTTTAGGGCATCAGGTAATAGCATTAGCCAATGGGATAAGTACATATAAAATGTATAATGGGCATAGGGGAATAAATCACCCGGTTAAAAACCTGATTACAGGTAAAGGAGAAATTACTTCACAGAATCATGGTTTCGCAATACATAGAGAAGAAACAGAAAAACACCCAGATGTAGAAATAACTCATGTGCATCTTAATGATGACACCGTTGCAGGAATCAAAATGAAAAATAAAAACTGTTTCTCTGTACAGTATCATCCAGAGGCTAGCCCCGGACCTAATGATTCGATCTATTTGTTTGATCAGTTTATCGAGAATATTAAAAAAACAAAAATCACAGCATAG
- the rplQ gene encoding 50S ribosomal protein L17 encodes MRHGKKVNHLGRKTAHRKAMLANMACSLIEHKRINTTVAKAKALKQFVEPLVTKAKAENNTTTAESTHNRRIAFSRLGNNKYAVAELFGDVSSKIGDRPGGYTRIIKLGNRLGDNADMAMIELVDYNELYNAGKPAKKKSRRRGGKGKKAETAPVAPVTETTSSEEE; translated from the coding sequence ATGAGACACGGAAAAAAAGTAAATCACTTAGGGAGAAAAACAGCACATCGTAAAGCAATGCTTGCGAATATGGCTTGTTCTCTAATAGAGCACAAAAGAATCAACACTACAGTTGCAAAAGCAAAAGCACTTAAGCAGTTTGTAGAGCCATTAGTGACAAAAGCAAAAGCAGAAAATAACACGACTACTGCAGAATCTACTCATAATAGACGAATTGCTTTTAGTCGTCTTGGGAATAATAAGTATGCTGTAGCAGAGTTGTTCGGAGATGTGTCTTCTAAAATAGGAGATAGACCAGGTGGATACACAAGAATTATAAAACTTGGTAACCGTCTTGGGGATAATGCAGATATGGCTATGATCGAATTAGTAGATTATAACGAGCTATACAATGCTGGTAAGCCTGCTAAAAAGAAATCAAGAAGAAGAGGTGGTAAAGGAAAGAAAGCTGAAACTGCTCCCGTAGCACCAGTAACCGAAACTACTAGTTCTGAAGAAGAGTAA
- a CDS encoding DNA-directed RNA polymerase subunit alpha, producing MAILNFQKPDKVIMIDSTEFDGKFEFRPLEPGYGLTVGNALRRVLLSSLEGFAITSLRIEGVDHEFSTISGVVEDVTEIILNLKQVRFKRQIEDIDNESVTISISGQEQLTAGDFQKFISGFQVLNPDLVICNMDKKVALNLEITIEKGRGYVPAEENKKANAPIGTIFTDSIYTPIKNVKYSIENYRVEQKTDYEKLVFEIVTDGSIHPKDALTEAAKILIHHFMLFSDERITLEADEIAQTETYDEESLHMRQLLKTKLIDMDLSVRALNCLKAAEVDTLGDLVSYNKNDLMKFRNFGKKSLTELEELVNVKGLNFGMDLSKYKLDKD from the coding sequence ATGGCAATATTAAATTTTCAGAAGCCCGATAAAGTTATCATGATCGACTCTACTGAGTTCGATGGTAAATTTGAATTTAGACCATTAGAACCAGGGTATGGATTAACAGTTGGTAACGCTTTACGAAGAGTTTTGCTATCTTCTTTAGAGGGATTCGCTATAACTTCTCTTAGAATAGAAGGTGTAGATCATGAGTTCTCTACGATCTCTGGAGTAGTAGAAGATGTTACCGAGATTATCTTAAATCTTAAACAAGTACGTTTTAAGCGTCAAATAGAAGATATAGATAATGAATCTGTGACGATCTCTATTTCGGGTCAAGAGCAATTAACTGCTGGTGATTTTCAGAAATTTATTTCTGGATTCCAGGTGTTAAATCCTGATCTTGTAATCTGTAACATGGATAAAAAAGTAGCACTTAACCTAGAAATTACTATCGAAAAAGGTAGAGGTTATGTTCCTGCTGAAGAAAATAAGAAAGCTAACGCTCCTATTGGAACCATTTTTACAGATTCTATTTACACTCCAATCAAAAATGTTAAGTATAGCATTGAGAACTATCGTGTAGAGCAAAAAACAGATTACGAAAAATTAGTTTTCGAAATTGTAACAGATGGATCTATTCATCCAAAAGATGCATTAACCGAAGCTGCTAAAATATTAATCCATCACTTTATGTTATTCTCTGATGAGCGTATTACATTAGAAGCTGATGAAATTGCACAAACAGAAACTTATGATGAAGAATCACTTCACATGAGACAGTTGTTAAAAACTAAATTGATCGATATGGATCTTTCTGTACGTGCACTTAATTGTTTAAAAGCAGCAGAGGTAGATACTTTAGGAGATTTGGTATCTTACAATAAAAATGACTTAATGAAGTTTCGTAACTTTGGTAAGAAATCTTTAACAGAACTTGAAGAATTAGTGAATGTTAAAGGACTTAACTTTGGTATGGATCTTTCAAAATACAAATTAGATAAAGACTAA
- the rpsD gene encoding 30S ribosomal protein S4, producing MARYTGPKTKIARKFGEAIFGDDKSFEKRNYPPGQHGNNRRRGKKSEYAIQLMEKQKAKYTYGVLERQFRNMFEKATRAQGITGEVLLQLCESRLDNVVFRMGLANSRRGARQLVSHRHITVNGQQVNIPSYQLKAGDVVGVREKSKSLEVIQNSLANNSKVYEWITFNNDTKQGTFVSVPARIQIPENINEQFIVELYSK from the coding sequence ATGGCAAGATATACTGGTCCAAAAACTAAAATCGCTCGTAAATTTGGCGAAGCGATCTTCGGAGACGATAAGTCATTCGAAAAAAGAAATTACCCGCCGGGACAACACGGAAACAACAGACGTAGAGGAAAGAAAAGTGAGTATGCTATCCAGTTAATGGAAAAGCAAAAAGCAAAGTATACGTATGGAGTATTAGAGCGTCAATTCCGTAACATGTTCGAAAAAGCAACACGTGCTCAAGGAATTACTGGTGAGGTATTACTTCAACTTTGTGAATCTCGTTTGGATAATGTAGTATTCAGAATGGGATTGGCAAATTCTCGTAGAGGAGCAAGACAGTTAGTTTCTCACAGACATATAACTGTTAATGGACAACAAGTTAACATTCCTTCTTATCAACTGAAAGCAGGAGATGTTGTTGGAGTAAGAGAAAAATCAAAATCATTAGAAGTAATTCAGAACTCTCTTGCTAATAACAGTAAAGTGTATGAATGGATTACGTTCAATAATGATACTAAGCAAGGTACTTTTGTATCTGTTCCGGCTAGAATTCAAATTCCGGAAAACATTAACGAACAATTCATCGTCGAATTATACTCTAAGTAA
- the rpsK gene encoding 30S ribosomal protein S11 produces the protein MAKSTSKKRKVIVESVGEAHVTASFNNIIISLTNKKGDVISWSSAGKMGFRGSKKNTPYAAQLAAEDASKVAIEAGLKKVKVYVKGPGNGRESAIRSLHNSGIEVSEIIDVTPMPHNGCRPPKRRRV, from the coding sequence ATGGCAAAGTCAACTTCAAAAAAACGTAAAGTAATTGTTGAATCAGTAGGAGAAGCACACGTAACAGCTTCTTTTAACAACATAATTATTTCGTTAACAAATAAAAAGGGAGACGTTATTTCTTGGTCTTCTGCTGGTAAAATGGGTTTTAGAGGTTCTAAGAAGAATACTCCTTATGCTGCCCAATTAGCCGCAGAAGATGCTTCTAAAGTAGCTATCGAAGCTGGACTTAAGAAGGTAAAGGTATATGTTAAAGGTCCAGGTAATGGTAGAGAATCGGCAATACGTTCTCTTCATAATTCAGGTATTGAGGTTTCAGAAATTATTGATGTTACTCCAATGCCCCATAACGGATGCCGTCCTCCAAAAAGACGTAGAGTATAA
- the rpsM gene encoding 30S ribosomal protein S13, which produces MARIAGVDIPKQKRGVIALTYIFGIGRSRAKEILDTAKVDQSVKVSDWDDDQIGRIREAVGTYTIEGELRSEVQLNIKRLMDIGCYRGIRHRAGLPLRGQRTKNNSRTRKGRRKTVANKKKATK; this is translated from the coding sequence ATGGCAAGAATTGCAGGGGTAGATATACCTAAACAAAAGCGAGGAGTTATAGCATTAACCTATATCTTCGGAATTGGTAGAAGTAGAGCTAAAGAAATTTTAGATACTGCCAAAGTAGATCAAAGTGTAAAAGTTTCAGATTGGGATGATGATCAAATTGGTCGTATCCGTGAAGCTGTAGGAACCTATACTATTGAAGGAGAATTACGTTCTGAGGTACAGTTAAACATCAAACGTCTTATGGATATTGGATGTTATAGAGGTATCCGTCATAGAGCTGGTTTGCCACTTAGAGGACAACGCACTAAGAACAATTCTAGAACACGTAAAGGAAGAAGAAAAACAGTTGCTAATAAGAAAAAAGCAACTAAATAA
- the ykgO gene encoding type B 50S ribosomal protein L36, translating into MKVRASIKKRSAECKIVRRKGRLYVINKKNPRFKQRQG; encoded by the coding sequence ATGAAAGTTAGAGCATCAATAAAAAAAAGAAGTGCCGAGTGCAAGATTGTGCGTAGAAAAGGCCGACTTTACGTAATTAATAAAAAGAATCCTAGATTTAAACAAAGACAAGGGTAA
- the infA gene encoding translation initiation factor IF-1 encodes MAKQPAIEQDGSIIEALSNAMFRVELENGHVVTAHISGKMRMHYIKLLPGDKVKLEMSPYDLTKARITYRY; translated from the coding sequence ATGGCAAAACAACCAGCAATAGAACAAGACGGAAGTATCATCGAAGCATTATCAAATGCAATGTTTCGTGTAGAACTAGAGAATGGTCATGTAGTGACAGCTCATATATCTGGTAAAATGCGAATGCATTACATTAAATTATTGCCAGGAGATAAGGTGAAGTTAGAAATGAGTCCTTATGATTTAACAAAGGCTCGTATAACATATAGATACTAA
- the secY gene encoding preprotein translocase subunit SecY produces the protein MKFIDTIKNIWKIEELKNRILVTLGLLLVYRFGAQIVLPGIDASELANLGTQTQDGLLGLLNAFTGGAFANASVFALGIMPYISASIVVQLMGIAIPYLQKLQKEGESGRKKINQITRWLTIAITLVQGPGYIYNLFATLPAEAFVVPNQTVFVVSSVIIISTGCIFAMWLGEKITDKGIGNGISLLIMVGIIATLPQSFVQNFASRTSGDGGGMIMVLIELVIWFVIILASVLLVMAVRQIPVQYARRTAGGGYEKNVFGSRQYIPLKLNASGVMPIIFAQAIMFVPAAVAGLSDSETSQGIAAAFSDIFGFWYNVLFAVLIIIFTYFYTAITVPTNKMADDLKRSGGFIPGIRPGSETSEYLDKIMSQITLPGSIFLALIAVFPAIAVKLLNVQQGWALFFGGTSLLIMVGVAIDTMQQVNSYLLNRHYDGLMKTGKNRKAVA, from the coding sequence ATGAAATTTATTGACACAATAAAAAACATTTGGAAAATCGAAGAACTAAAGAATAGAATCTTAGTTACACTAGGATTACTTTTGGTATATCGATTTGGGGCGCAAATAGTACTTCCAGGAATAGATGCTTCAGAATTAGCAAACCTGGGAACACAAACTCAAGATGGTTTGTTGGGGTTACTTAATGCGTTTACAGGAGGAGCTTTCGCTAACGCTTCAGTATTTGCATTAGGTATTATGCCGTATATATCAGCCTCAATTGTGGTTCAGTTAATGGGGATAGCAATTCCTTATTTACAAAAACTACAAAAAGAAGGGGAAAGTGGTAGAAAAAAGATTAATCAAATTACACGTTGGTTAACTATTGCTATTACTTTGGTTCAAGGACCAGGATATATTTATAATCTGTTTGCAACACTACCGGCAGAAGCTTTTGTAGTGCCTAATCAAACAGTTTTTGTTGTGTCTTCTGTGATCATTATATCCACAGGTTGTATTTTTGCAATGTGGTTAGGTGAGAAAATTACAGATAAAGGTATAGGTAATGGTATCTCCCTTTTAATTATGGTAGGTATTATTGCTACGTTGCCACAATCATTTGTGCAAAACTTTGCATCAAGAACTTCAGGAGACGGAGGAGGAATGATTATGGTATTAATAGAACTGGTTATCTGGTTTGTAATCATATTGGCATCAGTATTATTGGTAATGGCTGTGCGCCAAATACCAGTTCAGTATGCTAGAAGAACAGCCGGAGGAGGATATGAGAAGAACGTTTTTGGATCTCGTCAGTATATACCTTTAAAATTAAATGCTTCAGGAGTAATGCCTATCATTTTTGCTCAGGCAATTATGTTTGTGCCTGCTGCTGTAGCTGGTCTGTCAGATTCAGAAACCTCTCAAGGTATTGCTGCAGCATTTAGTGATATTTTCGGATTTTGGTATAATGTTTTGTTTGCAGTATTGATTATCATATTTACGTATTTTTATACAGCGATCACAGTGCCAACTAATAAAATGGCAGACGATTTAAAACGTAGTGGTGGTTTTATTCCTGGTATTCGCCCAGGAAGTGAAACATCAGAATATTTGGATAAGATCATGTCTCAAATCACATTACCAGGATCAATATTCTTAGCGTTAATTGCAGTATTTCCTGCAATAGCAGTTAAGTTGTTGAATGTACAACAAGGTTGGGCATTGTTTTTTGGAGGAACTTCTCTACTTATTATGGTGGGTGTAGCAATCGATACAATGCAACAAGTTAATTCATACTTGTTAAACAGGCATTATGATGGATTAATGAAAACTGGTAAAAACCGTAAAGCAGTAGCATAA
- the rplO gene encoding 50S ribosomal protein L15, which translates to MDLSNLKPAAGSVKNNSKRVGRGQGSGKGGTATRGHKGAKSRSGYSKKIGFEGGQMPLQRRVPKFGFKNINRKEYQGINLDTLQKLVDDGKIKDTVDLDVILTTRLAGKNDLVKILGRGELKAKLKVSAHKFTATAKAAIEAAGGEAVTL; encoded by the coding sequence ATGGATTTAAGTAACTTAAAACCTGCTGCAGGTTCGGTAAAAAATAATAGCAAACGAGTAGGTCGTGGACAAGGTTCCGGAAAGGGAGGAACTGCTACTCGTGGACATAAAGGAGCAAAATCACGTTCAGGATATTCTAAAAAGATAGGTTTTGAAGGAGGGCAAATGCCACTTCAAAGACGTGTGCCAAAATTTGGTTTTAAAAACATTAATAGAAAAGAGTATCAAGGGATTAATTTAGACACACTACAAAAATTGGTAGATGATGGTAAAATTAAAGATACTGTTGATCTAGATGTGATTTTAACTACACGTTTGGCGGGGAAAAATGATTTGGTTAAAATATTGGGAAGAGGTGAACTGAAAGCAAAATTAAAAGTTTCAGCTCACAAATTTACAGCCACTGCAAAAGCTGCTATAGAAGCAGCAGGTGGTGAAGCAGTAACCTTATAA
- the rpmD gene encoding 50S ribosomal protein L30 — protein MAKIKITKVKSAINRTQRQKRTLEALGLKKIGQVVEHEDTPNILGMVNKVKHLVSIETK, from the coding sequence ATGGCAAAGATTAAAATTACTAAAGTAAAAAGTGCGATTAACCGTACTCAAAGACAAAAGAGAACCCTAGAGGCTCTAGGTCTTAAAAAGATCGGCCAGGTTGTGGAGCATGAAGATACTCCTAATATCCTTGGGATGGTAAATAAAGTTAAACATTTAGTTTCGATAGAAACAAAATAA
- the rpsE gene encoding 30S ribosomal protein S5 — protein sequence MYQKYKNAELVKPSGLELKDRLVGVQRVTKVTKGGRAFGFSAIVVVGDENGVVGHGLGKSKEVAEAIAKAVEDAKKNLVRIPLHKGTLPHEQKGKYGGARVLLLPAATGTGVIAGGAIRAVLESVGVHDVLSKNQGSSNPHNVVKATFDALLQLRSAQQVATQRGVSLEKVFKG from the coding sequence ATGTATCAAAAATATAAAAACGCAGAATTAGTAAAACCAAGCGGACTTGAACTAAAAGATCGTTTAGTTGGTGTACAACGTGTAACTAAAGTAACTAAAGGTGGTAGAGCATTTGGCTTCTCGGCTATAGTTGTTGTAGGTGATGAAAACGGTGTTGTAGGTCATGGTTTAGGTAAGTCTAAAGAAGTAGCAGAAGCTATCGCTAAGGCGGTAGAAGATGCAAAAAAGAATTTGGTTCGTATTCCATTACATAAAGGTACATTACCTCATGAACAAAAAGGTAAGTATGGTGGCGCAAGAGTATTACTCTTACCTGCTGCTACGGGTACCGGAGTAATTGCTGGTGGAGCAATCCGTGCAGTATTAGAATCTGTAGGAGTGCATGACGTACTTTCTAAAAACCAAGGATCGTCTAACCCACATAATGTGGTGAAAGCAACGTTTGATGCTTTGTTACAATTGCGTAGTGCGCAACAAGTAGCAACTCAGCGTGGAGTTTCACTAGAGAAAGTGTTTAAAGGATAA